In the genome of Gemmatimonadaceae bacterium, one region contains:
- a CDS encoding lysophospholipid acyltransferase family protein, which produces MATEAPRAAADARAERRIARIAWWGTWLVRVLGATWRIRIRHDEPVRQRRAGKQPIVFSLWHGHLLALLYHHRNEGVTVMISEHGDGEIIARIAERLGFRTVRGSTSRNAARALLEASRVIEQRGDVAITPDGPRGPARSVAPGLAIVAHRTGAPVIAAVAHARSPWRLSTWDRFEIPRPFSRITIAYSDPLYVDAVEAREAAGAVDRVAETMTATERVAHG; this is translated from the coding sequence ATGGCCACTGAGGCGCCTCGGGCCGCGGCCGACGCGCGCGCCGAGCGGCGGATCGCGCGCATCGCGTGGTGGGGAACCTGGCTCGTCCGTGTTCTCGGCGCGACCTGGCGCATTCGAATTCGCCACGACGAGCCGGTGCGCCAACGTCGCGCCGGCAAGCAGCCGATCGTGTTTTCGCTCTGGCATGGCCATCTCCTCGCGCTGCTGTATCATCATCGCAATGAGGGCGTCACAGTGATGATCAGCGAGCACGGCGACGGCGAGATCATCGCGCGCATCGCCGAGCGACTGGGCTTTCGCACGGTGCGCGGCTCGACGTCGCGCAACGCGGCTCGCGCGCTGCTGGAGGCGTCGCGCGTCATCGAGCAGCGCGGCGATGTGGCGATCACGCCCGACGGCCCGCGCGGCCCGGCGCGCAGCGTCGCTCCGGGCCTCGCGATCGTGGCGCATCGTACCGGAGCCCCGGTGATCGCGGCTGTCGCGCACGCGCGATCTCCCTGGCGGCTGTCGACGTGGGATCGGTTCGAGATTCCGCGGCCGTTCAGCCGCATCACCATCGCGTACAGCGATCCCCTGTACGTCGATGCGGTGGAGGCTCGCGAGGCGGCGGGGGCGGTGGATCGCGTCGCCGAGACCATGACCGCGACGGAGCGCGTGGCGCATGGCTGA